One genomic segment of Drosophila melanogaster chromosome 3R includes these proteins:
- the RhoGAP100F gene encoding Rho GTPase activating protein at 100F, isoform C — MCDSATTGCFLTRSSHRKENGRSVPDVTASPGRAPPGPLPANQMPAMGNQQHHGNQQHHGNQQQHHGNQHSNHRGQSGSLSNAAGVKDPVMLQGDFRKVSGISSEIFRQIEAVENDHDPNTAAALEAVERRGEMIVRVLEPRCMGSKQAVDAAHKLMNKADARHTVQLVEIVKRPGQTLGLYIREGNGADRTDGVFISRIALESAVYNSGCLRVGDEILAVNLVDVTHMSLDDVVIIMSIPRRLVLAIRQRRGNRGTGSPGPPTLSRPEQKPPPVVVIKRDLRDEDLDETDRMPRPRSSRDRRTGDGREMTESRSRLGLGLNNYSPQSEQLDMYYNTRGGGGGAMGEPPNWGYKPPPPPSSVITEQPTKAHAFAPSHAYYQNAGTLESLAEKVHAFYPGQPGGPPVGPSRRMSTGTGNVGLAQQHARFPRSGSDQHLPRVEYSDYSNSLGRHSLLRSSLKPGTTGGAPMQVGVGGTLGRYGRYDQQRAGVSKYGPPSGGAQSLTRRSRPNLDYSSDTEATIGPRPSYYYYNRPAIGSMSRGSGGAGGGVGAASTAALLAGAADLNKFNSLPRERPGTRLQGIRSRMGDRLVDENDGNTSAPEFDVRRGRDLRQRITASPSIFTADEYRAWLRRAPSSSAIAEQMRMTRDMFAQPRAQRFSCSAENIHDALRNTESIYSSRNHILGTGTLDRNMGLTRPISALPVRSMSSQHIGGAGSIRSPSIRRMRQLLELSAGPASPSGSILSTGGHQSPAPTPSATLPRPHRQIDINPAEFAKYKLDKPIVDIGGISGMLWIHLLAGRGLRTAPEGAAGTATQGQTRDLYCVIECDRVHKARTVVRSGDLQFDWDESFELDLVGNKQLDVLVYSWDPQHRHKLCYRGAISLSSILRQSPLHQLALKVEPRGTIYIRMRHTDPLALYKRRGLPSLRAGYPTLFGADLETVVNRESKNAPGSAPVPIVLRRCVEEVERRGLDIIGLYRLCGSATKKRLLREAFERNSRAVELTPEHVPDINVITGVLKDYLRELPEPLFTRCLFQMTVDALAVCLPDDPEGNAKLMLSILDCLPRANRATLVFLLDHLSLVVSNSERNKMSAQALATVMGPPLMLHSASAQPGADIDHAQPIAVLKYLLQIWPQPQAQHQQMAQHMGGAAGAMMGGLVTAGSMSNMAGVASGRRGESTGQRGSKVSALPADRQQLLLQQQAQLMAAGNLLRSSTSVTNILSQGHPQLSATANNHLYQSVVGQLAQSHRALQQAVQQPYQLGGSVGSAIPDPSPLPLPGTPSPGSSSASTGSGSGSGKSTDTIKRGASPVSVKQVKIVDQPSSPYSIVMKKPPLQKDAPVEITTPTTQADTESTLGCKESNGTASRRGNVDFYDTHKTQAKSVVNEESSYSSKYTGSETKKIIPGNSSYTPSKANASGLSGGEDYKAMRNKSSATSSSSSSQATVLSAGSTATSAPTTSSDDSDDLVSYKSSASTNALLAQSQAMTTSQLMSKYLKREPRVQFTPIKSPESPSPPGSGDGLPKGTYQLVTPISGSSSKPGATTGAISKYTTGSVESSINANSQKLSSPSRLCNSKDSNSRTGTASSTTPATSMVSTGRRLFDSLASSSSSETETKTYIGGTTAASGAITTTIYTNDTKNSGSSSSKSGIGGGSGTGLGAVSGASSETRSFGSTLFGSSGLGNGNGSSHNHSSASPSPFTTTNGNGNHNTMHLYGTLPKNGTSTGAALFGGSANSSSYHSSASGSGAGTASSSGVSSMTGSTNSYDFYTSTSSTVSSSRPFANGGNNYHTLGTYRAQYAATNPFLDAFDEKPGSNGGNAHGEEKLGADKGHHRAAVMAFQSSGDSKNGSDEYDDIK; from the exons AAATGGAAGATCAGTTCCTGATGTCACCGCAAGCCCGGGACGGGCCCCGCCCGGACCACTGCCCGCCAACCAGATGCCTGCGATGGGCAACCAGCAACACCATGGAAACCAGCAACATCATGgaaaccagcagcaacatcatggCAATCAGCACAGCAACCATCGAGGTCAGAGCGGAAGTTTGTCAAACGCCGCCGGGGTCAAGGACCCGGTGATGCTACAGGGCGATTTTCGGAAAGTCAGCGGAATCAGCTCAGAGATCTTTCGGCAGATAGAAGCCGTCGAGAATGACCACGACCCAAACACGGCGGCGGCTTTGGAGGCGGTGGAGAGACGCGGTGAGATGATCGTGCGCGTCCTGGAGCCGCGTTGCATGGGCAGCAAACAGGCGGTGGACGCTGCCCACAAGCTGATGAACAAGGCGGACGCACGGCACACCGTGCAGCTGGTAGAAATAGTCAAGCGGCCGGGCCAGACGCTGGGCTTGTACATCCGCGAGGGAAATGGGGCCGATCGAACTGATGGCGTCTTTATTTCGCGGATTGCACTGGAGTCGGCTGTCTACAACAGCGGCTGCTTGCGG GTGGGCGACGAAATCCTTGCGGTAAATCTGGTGGACGTGACACACATGTCCTTAGACGATGTCGTCATTATTATGTCAATTCCGCGCCGCTTGGTGCTGGCTATACGTCAGCGGCGGGGCAATAGAGGCACAGGATCTCCTGGACCGCCAACGCTCTCTAGGCCAGAACAGAAGCCCCCACCGGTTGTTGTCATCAAGCGAGATTTGCGAGACGAGGATCTGGACGAGACGGACCGGATGCCGAGGCCGCGCTCATCACGTGACAGACGTACAG GAGATGGTCGCGAAATGACGGAATCTCGTTCTAGGCTAGGTCTGGGTCTTAATAATTACAGCCCGCAGTCCGAGCAGTTGGATATGTACTACAATACCCGCGGCGGAGGTGGAGGAGCCATGGGTGAGCCTCCAAACTGGGGCTATaaaccaccaccgccaccgtCTTCGGTCATTACGGAGCAACCCACGAAAGCACATGCTTTTGCGCCGTCGCATGCTTACTACCAAAATGCCGGCACTCTTGAAAGCTTGGCGGAGAAGGTACATGCATTCTATCCTGGACAGCCTGGTGGTCCGCCAGTGGGTCCCTCGAGAAGAATGTCAACGGGAACTGGAAACGTTGGCCTCGCTCAGCAACATGCCAGATTTCCGCGATCTGGCTCAGATCAGCATTTACCTCGCGTAGAATATTCGGACTATTCCAATTCACTGGGGCGGCATTCCCTTCTGCGATCAAGTTTAAAACCTGGAACGACCGGTGGAGCTCCAATGCAGGTAGGAGTGGGAGGCACTCTTGGCCGATACGGCCGCTATGATCAACAGAGAGCCGGTGTATCCAAGTACGGCCCTCCATCTGGTGGAGCTCAATCGCTGACCCGTCGTTCCAGACCAAATTTGGACTATTCCAGCGATACGGAAGCCACAATTGGGCCCAGGCCAAGTTACTACTACTATAACAGACCTGCCATCGGCAGTATGTCGAGGGGATCAGGTGGAGCAGGCGGAGGAGTTGGCGCAGCTTCAACGGCTGCCTTGCTGGCTGGAGCTGCTGATCTTAACAAATTTAACTCGTTGCCACGAGAGCGCCCCGGGACGAGACTGCAGGGAATTCGTTCCAGAATGGGAGATCGTTTGGTGGACGAAAATGACGGAAATACTTCGGCACCCGAGTTCGATGTACGGAGAGGAAGGGACTTACGTCAGCGAATTACCGCCAGTCCGTCGATATTTACGGCAGATGAATACCGCGCCTGGCTCAGAAGGGCGCCTAGCAGTTCCGCAATTGCGGAACAAATGCGAATGACGCGGGACATGTTTGCCCAGCCACGGGCTCAGCGATTTTCGTGTAGCGCTGAGAACATCCATGATGCACTGAGAaat aCGGAAAGCATCTACTCCAGTAGAAACCATATTCTTGGTACGGGCACTCTCGATCGGAACATGGGTCTTACCCGACCAATTTCAGCACTACCCGTGCGCTCCATGTCCTCACAGCACATTGGAGGAGCGGGTTCCATTCGTTCGCCTAGCATACGGCGCATGCGACAGTTACTGGAGCTTTCCGCTGGTCCCGCCAGTCCGAGCGGCAGTATCTTGAGCACCGGTGGTCATCAGAGTCCGGCACCAACTCCAAGCGCGACCCTACCACGCCCGCACCGCCAAATCGACATCAACCCGGCGGAGTTTGCCAAGTACAAGCTGGATAAGCCCATCGTTGATATTGGGGGGATCTCCGGCATGTTATGGATTCATTTGCTAGCAGGTCGCGGCCTAAGAACCGCTCCAGAGGGAGCAGCAGGAACGGCGACACAGGGCCAAACCAGAGATCTTTACTGCGTAATCGAGTGCGATCGAGTACATAAAGCACGGACTGTGGTACGATCGGGTGACCTGCAGTTCGACTGGGACGAGTCGTTTGAGCTCGACTTGGTGGGCAACAAACAGTTAGATGTACTAGTCTACTCATGGGACCCGCAGCACAGACACAAGCTGTGTTACCGAGGCGCAATCTCGTTATCGTCGATCCTCCGTCAGTCTCCACTTCATCAACTGGCCTTGAAGGTTGAACCAAGAGGTACGATATACATTCGCATGCGGCACACGGATCCACTGGCTCTCTACAAGAGAAGGGGACTTCCGAGCCTGAGAGCAGGTTACCCTACGCTCTTCGGCGCTGATTTGGAAACGGTGGTGAATCGGGAGTCTAAGAATGCTCCCGGAAGTGCACCTGTTCCCATCGTATTAAGGCGCTGTGTGGAGGAGGTGGAACGGCGTGGTCTTGATATAATCGGGTTGTACCGCCTGTGCGGCTCGGCTACCAAGAAGCGATTGCTACGCGAGGCCTTTGAGCGCAATAGCCGTGCAGTGGAATTGACCCCGGAACATGTTCCTGACATCAACGTCATCACCGGCGTCCTCAAGGATTACCTTAGGGAGCTGCCCGAGCCGCTGTTCACGCGCTGTCTTTTCCAGATGACGGTGGATGCCTTAG CTGTCTGCCTGCCAGATGACCCAGAGGGCAATGCGAAACTGATGCTTAGCATACTCGACTGCCTACCGCGGGCGAACAGG GCCACCCTGGTATTCCTTCTTGATCACCTCTCGCTGGTCGTTTCAAACTCGGAGCGGAACAAGATGTCAGCCCAGGCGTTGGCCACCGTGATGGGCCCACCGCTGATGCTGCATTCGGCGAGTGCGCAGCCGGGTGCTGACATCGATCACGCTCAGCCGATCGCGGTGCTTAAGTATCTTCTGCAGATCTGGCCGCAGCCGCAGGCGCAGCATCAGCAGATGGCGCAGCACATGGGCGGCGCTGCGGGGGCAATGATGGGCGGTTTGGTCACCGCCGGGAGCATGAGCAATATGGCCGGTGTTGCTTCAG GTCGGCGCGGCGAGTCAACAGGGCAGCGTGGAAGCAAAGTCAGTGCGTTGCCAGCGGACAGACAGCAACTTCtactgcagcagcaggcgcagctCATGGCGGCGGGCAATCTTCTGCGCTCGTCCACTTCGGTAACCAACATACTCTCCCAAGGCCATCCTCAGCTCTCAGCCACAGCCAACAATCATCTGTATCAATCAGTAGTGGGTCAGTTAGCTCAATCGCATCGAGCCTTGCAACAAGCGGTGCAACAG CCCTATCAATTGGGGGGCTCAGTGGGCTCAGCAATTCCCGACCCATcgccactgccacttccagGCACACCCTCCCCCGGCAGTAGCTCAGCATCGACGGGCTCAGGCTCCGGATCGGGTAAAA GCACGGACACCATCAAGCGCGGTGCTTCGCCTGTTTCCGTTAAGCAAGTCAAGATCGTCGACCAGCCATCCAGCCCATACTCCATTGTGATGAAGAAACCGCCGTTGCAAAAAGATGCGCCCGTTGAAATCACCACCCCCACCACACAGGCTGATACAGAGTCGACCTTGGGATGCAAGGAAAGCAATGGAACAGCTTCTCGAAGGGGAAATGTAGACTTTTATGATACGCATAAGACGCAGGCAAAGAGTGTGGTAAACGAGGAATCCAGCTACAGCTCCAAGTACACTGGCTCGGAGACCAAGAAGATCATCCCTGGCAACAGTAGCTACACTCCCAGCAAGGCGAATGCTAGTGGCCTTTCTGGCGGCGAAGACTACAAAGCAATGCGTAACAAGTCGAGCGCTACATCCAGCTCCAGTTCATCGCAGGCAACCGTTTTGAGTGCTGGCTCTACCGCCACATCAGCCCCGACCACTTCTTCAGACGATTCGGATGACCTGGTCTCCTACAAGTCATCGGCGTCCACAAATGCCTTGCTGGCCCAATCGCAGGCCATGACCACCAGCCAGCTGATGTCCAAGTATCTTAAGCGGGAGCCACGAGTACAGTTTACGCCAATCAAGTCACCGGAATCTCCCTCGCCACCGGGTAGCGGCGATGGTCTGCCGAAGGGTACTTACCAACTAGTTACGCCTATCTCGGGATCGTCGAGCAAACCGGGTGCTACAACTGGAGCTATAAGCAAGTATACCACCGGCTCAGTGGAATCATCTATTAATGCGAACAGCCAGAAGTTGTCATCGCCCTCACGATTGTGCAACAGCAAGGATAGCAATAGCAGGACTGGAACGGCCAGTAGTACGACCCCCGCGACCTCCATGGTTTCTACAGGTCGGCGTTTGTTTGACAGTCTCGCCTCTTCATCGTCCTCGGAAACGGAGACCAAGACGTACATAGGTGGCACCACTGCAGCCAGTGGAGCCATTACCACCACCATCTACACCAACGACACCAAGAACTCCGGCAGCAGTAGCAGTAAGTCGGGAATAGGAGGAGGGTCTGGAACTGGGTTGGGAGCAGTTTCGGGAGCAAGCTCCGAGACCCGAAGCTTCGGCAGTACGCTATTTGGCAGTAGTGGCTTAGGTAATGGCAATGGTAGTAGCCACAACCACTCTAGCGCCAGTCCAAGTCCCTTCACCACCACCAACGGCAACGGTAACCACAATACCATGCATCTGTACGGCACCTTGCCCAAAAACGGAACTTCCACGGGGGCAGCTCTGTTTGGCGGATCGGCCAACAGTTCTTCGTACCACTCTTCGGCGAGTGGAAGTGGAGCCGGAACCGCCAGCAGTAGTGGGGTCAGCTCTATGACTGGCTCCACAAACAGCTACGACTTCTACACGAGCACAAGTTCCACTGTGAGCAGTTCGCGCCCCTTTGCCAATGGAGGCAACAACTATCACACACTGGGAACCTATAGGGCTCAGTACGCCGCCACTAACCCCTTCCTGGACGCATTTGATGAAAAGCCGGGCAGCAACGGGGGTAATGCCCACGGGGAGGAGAAGCTAGGCGCGGACAAGGGCCACCACAGAGCGGCCGTTATGGCCTTTCAGTCTTCAGGAGACTCGAAAAACGGTAGCGATGAGTACGATGACATCAAGTGA